The Desulfobulbus propionicus DSM 2032 DNA segment CACCTTAGTTCCAGTTGCACATTCAAAGTCACCGTCGGACTGGCAAAGTCTCGAAGCCCATTTGGAAAAAGTTGCCGAGTTGGCAGAGCAACATGCAATGGCGTTTGGTGCCGCATCCTGGGGGCGGCTTGTCGGTCTTTGGCATGATCTGGGGAAATTTTCTCCCGATTTCCAGGAGTATATCCGGCAGGCCAGTGAAGCCCATTTGGAGAGCAAGCAAGGGCGGGTTAACCACTCATCAGCGGGGGCGTTACTGGCTATCGAGCGATTTGGTAAGATTGGGCGTATCTTGGCCTATTGCATTATGGGCCACCATGCGGGACTGCCGGATTGGCAGAGCGAAATTGCGCCACGAGCATCTCTTGCATGGCGGCTGGAACAGAAGGAGTTGCTTCCAACGGCAATAGAGGCTGGTATCCCGACCGCAATCCTGAATCAAGCACTCCCCACAGAAAAAGCAAAAAACGGCACCGGGCTTTCACGTTCGCTTTGGCTGCGCATGCTTTTTTCCAGCCTTGTTGATGCCGATTTTCTCGATACCGAGGCTTTCATGGACCCTGAAAAGGCTCGGCGGCGTCAGGGGTATCCCACTCCTACCGAACTGGCGCCGTTGTTTGATCGGTATATGACCGAGAAAACAGCAGGAGCGCCCTTCACAAAGGTCAACCGCATTCGCGCCGAGGTATTGCAGGCGTGTAGGGAGAAGGCGGCAGATTCCTCGGGGTTGTTTACCCTCACCGTGCCCACCGGTGGTGGCAAAACCCTTTCTTCTCTGGCATTTTCCCTATGCCATGCCACCTTTCATGGCAAACGGCGAATCATCTACGTTATTCCTTATACCAGTATCATCGAGCAGACGGCGGACCAGTTCCGCGCCATCTTTGGCGAGGCGGTTCTGGAACACCACAGCAACCTGGATGTCGCCGATGTGTCAAAGGAAGATGCGCGCAGTCGCCTGGCTTGCGAGAATTGGGATGCTCCCCTCATTGTCACTACCACGGTACAGTTCTTCGAGTCCTTGTTCGCCAGCCGCACTAGCCGATGCCGAAAGCTGCATAATATCGCGCAGAGCGTGGTGATTCTGGACGAAGCGCAACTCCTGCCGACAGATTTTCTCAAACCGGTTTTGGAAGTCATGCGAGAGCTGCAGGAGAATTACGGCGTCACCTTCGTGCTCTCCACAGCTACTCAGCCTGCCCTCGGGCCACACAAGAGCATGGATTTCGATTTTGCTGGCCTACCCGGTTTACGAGAAATCATTCCCCCTTCATTGAACCTTTACGAGCGCTTGCAACGCACCAGGGTAAAGACTCTGGAGGGACTAACGACTTCACTCCCCTGGGATGCTCTCGCGTCACGCCTTAGTAGCCATGAATCTGTGCTCTGCATCGTCAATCGTCGTGACGATGCCCGTGTCCTGTGGGAGAAAATGCCTGTAGGCACCTTCCATCTTTCCGCTCTCATGTGCGGGGCGCATCGGTCTGAACGGATTGCTGAAATCAAGGCCAACCTGAAGGCGGAAAAGCCAACAAGAGTGGTCAGTACCCAACTTGTCGAAGCAGGTGTTGACCTCGATTTTCCAGTGGTCTACCGGGCGCTTGCCGGGCTCGACTCCGTGGCGCAAGCAGCCGGTCGTTGCAACCGGGAAGGGGCTTTGGAGCAAGGCATGGTGTACATCTTTCAACCGGAGAGCAAGATACCTGCGGGTTATCTTCGACAAGCCGCCGAGATCGGTCGCCAACTCTTAATGGAGCAGAAGGTTGATCCTCTTGCCCCGGAGCGGTTCGAGCAGTATTTTCGGATGTTCTATTGGCTGCGCGGCTCTCTGCTCGACAAGGAAAATATTCTGGAATTGCTTGGCAATGACCCGGAACTGCGGATCAGTTTCCGCACGGCCGCCGAAAAGTTCAAGCTCATCGATGAAGGTGTTTATGTGCCGGTCCTTGTTCAATATGGGGAAAAAGGCTGCCAACTGATTGATCTTTTGCGGCGCCAGGGGCCGGAACGTTGGATTCTTCGGCAAGCGCAACGCTATGTGGTCAATCTGCCACGATCCGTCCATGGGCAACTGTTGATCGACGGAGCCATCGAGGAAATCCATCCCGGTATCTTTGTGCAGGGGCACGGTAATTTGTACGACCGTAATCTCGGGTTTTGCGCGGATCGTTCTTTGATCTACGCACCGGATGAACTGATGATCTGAAGGAGGAAACATGAACGGAAACGGAAAGCGAAGCGCTCTCTTCCGCCTCAAGGTCTGGGGGCGAAACGCCTGCTTTACCAGGCCAGAAATGAAAGTGGAACGTGTTTCGTACGATGTGATGACGCCTTCGGCAGCTCGGGGCGTACTTGAGGCCATCCTGTGGAAACCGGCTATTCGTTGGCTGGTGGAACGCATCGACGTCCTGGCTCCGATCCGTTGGGAGTCAGTCCGGAGGAACGAGGTCGGCAGTGTCATGTCCCCGCGTTCCAACGGAATTTTTATTGAGGACCAGAGGCAACAGCGGGCCGGATTGTTCCTGCGGGATGTGGCCTACACCATCCATGCGCGTCTGGAATTAACAGCCAAGGCCGGGGCGGAAGACAACCTCACCAAGTTTCAGGAAATGTTTCTGCGTAGGGCGGAGAAGGGGCAATGCTTTCATCGGCCCTACCTCGGTTGCCGGGAATTTGCCGCTGACTTCACTTTGATCCGTCAGGAGGAACCGTTACCGGAACCGATAGGTATATCCCGTGATCTTGGCTGGATGCTGTACGATATTCAGCATGACAACCGGGCCGACAAAAACCATGTGCATTGCTGTACCGAATCCTGCCGACCTTCTTTCTTTCGGGCGGAACTATCCAATGGGGTTTTGCTTGTGCCATCGCCTGGCGATGGGGAGGTGCGGCAATGATTTTACAGGCTTTGGCAAGTTATTATCGCCGTCTATCCGAAGAAGCCGGCGCGGAAGTGGCTCCCGAGGGATTTGAAAAAAAGGAAATACCCTTTGTCATTGTGTTGGATCGCTCCGGGCATTTTATCGGTTTAGATGATACGCGCGAGGGAGAAGGGAAGAAAAAGTTGGCACGGGTGTTTACCGTCCCGAAAGGTATCAAGAAAACCAGTGGAATCGCCGCAAATGTTTTATGGGATACACCAGCCTATATCGTCGGTCGGCCCAAACCGGATCCCAAGAAAGAAACAGTCAAACTTTTAGAACGAGCACAAGAACAATTTCAATGTTTCCAAGATACTATTCGGGCGACTTTTTCGGATAACGAGCAGGACGAAGCAATTGCAGCCGTGTTGAATTTCCTCGGGAAAAGAGATTTTGAGCAGCTTTTTTCCCATACCGCGTGGAAAGAAATTGAGGAAAAGGGGATGAATATATCCTTTCGACTCGACACGGACACCTGTCTGATTTGCCAGCGCCCTGGTATTGTTGCGCAACTCATAGGTAACACGCAAAGAGTGGAAGGGGGCGATACCCATCGGGTGTGCCTTGTTTCCGGCGAACCGGATGAGCCGACCCGCCTGCACACGGCTATCAAGGGGGTATGGGGCGCACAAACGTCGGGAGCCAATATTGTTTCTTTCAACCTCGATGCGTTTCGTTCTTATGGAAAAGAACAAGGATTGAATGCGCCGGTGGGAGGAAGGGCTGAATTTGCATATACTACGGCACTAAATTCCATGTTGGTCAAAGGCTCGAAGCAGCGAATGCAAGTTGGTGATGCTTCTACCGTCTTTTGGGCCGAGAAGAAAAACGATCTGGAAGATGTTTTTGCCGACATCTTTGGCGAACCATCGAAAGAAAATCCCGAGCAAGCCACCAAGGCTATTCGCATTCTCTACGAAGCCCCGAAGGCCGGGGCGCCACCGTTGACTGAAGATTACACGCCATTCTTCGTTTTGGGGCTTGCCCCCAACGCCGCCCGCATCGCTGTGCGTTTTTGGCATGCGGGCACGGTGGGTGAGACTGCCCGCCATATCTTGCAACATTTTGAAGATTGCAAAATGGTGCATGGCCCCAAACAGCCTGGGTTTCTATCCCTTTTCCGCTTACTCGTCTCCACAGCCCTGCAAGGAAAGTCGGAAAATATCCCACCCAATCTTGCTGGCGAGTTCATGAAGGCAATTCTCGCCGGCACCCCTTACCCAAAAACCCTCTTGGCGGCGGTTCTCCGCCGTTGCCGGGCAGAACGTGAAATAACCTATCCCCGCGCCGCGCTTTTAAAAGCGGTTCTGGCTCGGGCAGCTCGATTTTATCGTCAATCAGAACAGGAGGTAGGTATGGCCTTGGATACAGGCAACAGCAATATCGGCTATCGGCTCGGGCGACTGTTCGCCACGCTGGAAAAGATTCAAGAAGAGGCAAGCCCCGGCATCAATGCAACCATCCGCGACCGTTTTTATGGTGCAGCTTCCAGCACTCCGGTGGCCGCTTTTCCGCATCTGATGAAATTGAAAAATCATCATCTTGCCAAGTTGGATAACCGGGGCCGTGCCGTGAATCTGGAAAAGGTGATCGGCGAGATCATGGATGGCATTGTCGATTTCCCGACGCAT contains these protein-coding regions:
- a CDS encoding CRISPR-associated helicase/endonuclease Cas3 codes for the protein MNHHDTLVPVAHSKSPSDWQSLEAHLEKVAELAEQHAMAFGAASWGRLVGLWHDLGKFSPDFQEYIRQASEAHLESKQGRVNHSSAGALLAIERFGKIGRILAYCIMGHHAGLPDWQSEIAPRASLAWRLEQKELLPTAIEAGIPTAILNQALPTEKAKNGTGLSRSLWLRMLFSSLVDADFLDTEAFMDPEKARRRQGYPTPTELAPLFDRYMTEKTAGAPFTKVNRIRAEVLQACREKAADSSGLFTLTVPTGGGKTLSSLAFSLCHATFHGKRRIIYVIPYTSIIEQTADQFRAIFGEAVLEHHSNLDVADVSKEDARSRLACENWDAPLIVTTTVQFFESLFASRTSRCRKLHNIAQSVVILDEAQLLPTDFLKPVLEVMRELQENYGVTFVLSTATQPALGPHKSMDFDFAGLPGLREIIPPSLNLYERLQRTRVKTLEGLTTSLPWDALASRLSSHESVLCIVNRRDDARVLWEKMPVGTFHLSALMCGAHRSERIAEIKANLKAEKPTRVVSTQLVEAGVDLDFPVVYRALAGLDSVAQAAGRCNREGALEQGMVYIFQPESKIPAGYLRQAAEIGRQLLMEQKVDPLAPERFEQYFRMFYWLRGSLLDKENILELLGNDPELRISFRTAAEKFKLIDEGVYVPVLVQYGEKGCQLIDLLRRQGPERWILRQAQRYVVNLPRSVHGQLLIDGAIEEIHPGIFVQGHGNLYDRNLGFCADRSLIYAPDELMI
- the cas5c gene encoding type I-C CRISPR-associated protein Cas5c, producing the protein MNGNGKRSALFRLKVWGRNACFTRPEMKVERVSYDVMTPSAARGVLEAILWKPAIRWLVERIDVLAPIRWESVRRNEVGSVMSPRSNGIFIEDQRQQRAGLFLRDVAYTIHARLELTAKAGAEDNLTKFQEMFLRRAEKGQCFHRPYLGCREFAADFTLIRQEEPLPEPIGISRDLGWMLYDIQHDNRADKNHVHCCTESCRPSFFRAELSNGVLLVPSPGDGEVRQ
- the cas8c gene encoding type I-C CRISPR-associated protein Cas8c/Csd1, whose protein sequence is MILQALASYYRRLSEEAGAEVAPEGFEKKEIPFVIVLDRSGHFIGLDDTREGEGKKKLARVFTVPKGIKKTSGIAANVLWDTPAYIVGRPKPDPKKETVKLLERAQEQFQCFQDTIRATFSDNEQDEAIAAVLNFLGKRDFEQLFSHTAWKEIEEKGMNISFRLDTDTCLICQRPGIVAQLIGNTQRVEGGDTHRVCLVSGEPDEPTRLHTAIKGVWGAQTSGANIVSFNLDAFRSYGKEQGLNAPVGGRAEFAYTTALNSMLVKGSKQRMQVGDASTVFWAEKKNDLEDVFADIFGEPSKENPEQATKAIRILYEAPKAGAPPLTEDYTPFFVLGLAPNAARIAVRFWHAGTVGETARHILQHFEDCKMVHGPKQPGFLSLFRLLVSTALQGKSENIPPNLAGEFMKAILAGTPYPKTLLAAVLRRCRAEREITYPRAALLKAVLARAARFYRQSEQEVGMALDTGNSNIGYRLGRLFATLEKIQEEASPGINATIRDRFYGAASSTPVAAFPHLMKLKNHHLAKLDNRGRAVNLEKVIGEIMDGIVDFPTHLSLQDQGRFAVGYYHQRQAFFIKNETN